The following proteins are encoded in a genomic region of Cryptococcus gattii WM276 chromosome I, complete sequence:
- a CDS encoding uncharacterized protein (Similar to SGTC gene model, INSD accession EAL18527.1), with translation MGPSLFTITQARWGLDFFVVVLSGVAVASSAPSAAGGAEMYSGRPGDIRGLIVLIGSAGLVGVAALRIAHILLPRPWRLYLDRLEFTLVFMLWICWTSATMAFSAFTLQQGVCSPTLPEFLLPTCPLLTFDLTLLHLLSTSTLALLLVIVSSTLSSNYFESLSLFEGQTVGKGSRGYIMWEMALGSVPSSPTGANHPLPPDIEQIPPESWVSYGTLSPTTPHQATWPNAQGMTDAEPTMPPSSSSEPWQSPPKKKDRYAEGRVGTYLPLFLCSLGVACASMIGLGIGESNFSGIFMFIISIMSMIFTILCTASADDGKEQASYSRQVRAFEVAAAASFFLLWPLAAVLFTLFPDIPYRPCSNPASSAAPSPREDADPEDSAIQCYASWTIITLAWTASWIILKRIIGLIFPMPQVKSLVSEHGPGDREEAALLGQNKGKRAVTADVQSVDRPRYGWGRVVAGEAFELGDEEDDEEGY, from the exons ATGGGCCCTTCGCTATTCACCATCACTCAGGCTCGGTGGGGACTCGATTTTTTCGTCGTTGTGCTATCAGGGGTAGCCGTTGCGTCGTCGGCACCATCTGCAGCGGGTG GAGCGGAAATGTATAGCGGCAGGCCTGGCGATATAAGAGGGCTCATCGTGTTGATAGGCTCTGCGGGATTGGTAGGAGTCGCTGCATT GCGCATAGCGCATATCTTGCTGCCACGCCCATGGAGGTTGTATCTCGACCGTCTCGAATTTACGCTAGTATTTATGCTGTGGATATGTTGGACAT CTGCAACAATGGCATTCTCTGCATTCACCCTCCAACAAGGTGTATGCTCCCCTACACTTCCCGAGTTCCTTCTACCTACTTGCCCACTTCTCACTTTCGACCTGACCTTGTTGCACCTTCTATCAACCTCAACACTAGCTCTTTTACTCGTAATAGTATCCAGCACCCTTTCATCAAACTATTTTGAATCATTATCCTTATTTGAAGGGCAGACGGTAGGAAAAGGCAGCCGAGGGTATATCATGTGGGAGATGGCATTGGGTTCCGTGCCCAGCTCTCCCACTGGGGCTAATCACCCCCTACCCCCTGATATTGAGCAAATTCCGCCAGAAAGCTGGGTGTCTTACGGTACTCTGTCACCTACAACACCTCACCAAGCAACCTGGCCAAACGCTCAAGGAATGACGGATGCTGAACCTACCATGCCgccttcctcatcctcggAGCCCTGGCAATCACCACCTAAGAAAAAGGATCGATATGCAGAGGGGAGAGTAGGCACGTATCTGCCCCTTTTCCTGTGCTCTCTGGGCGTTGCTTGTGCAAGCATGATAGGGTTGGGTATCGGTGAATCCA ATTTCAGTGGAATATTCATGTTCATAATTTCTATTATGAGCATGATTTTCACGATTCTATG CACTGCGTCTGCGGATGATGGCAAAGAGCAAGCGAGCTATTCCCGGCAGGTCCGTGCATTTGAAGTTGCAGCCGCAGcatctttcttccttctttggCCCC TGGCCGCCGTCCTTTTTACCCTCTTTCCCGATATCCCTTACCGCCCATGCTCCAATCCTGCTTCTAGCGCAGCTCCCTCTCCACGCGAAGATGCTGATCCTGAAGATTCTGCTATACAATGCTATGCTTCCTGGACAATTATCACTCTAGCTTGGACCGCGAGCTGGATCATTTTGAAGAGAATTATTGGCTTGATCTTCCCTATGCCCCAAGTCAAGTCGTTGGTATCTGAACACGGGCCTGGTGATAGGGAAGAGGCTGCACTTTTGGGACAAAAcaaggggaagagggcAGTTACAGCTGATGTTCAATCCGTCGATAGACCCAGGTACGGATGGGGTAGGGTTGTGGCCGGCGAGGCATTTGAGCTGGGAGACGAggaagacgatgaagaagggtatTAG
- a CDS encoding uncharacterized protein (Similar to TIGR gene model, INSD accession AAW45836.1), translated as MHSSVLLYLHLLPLLPALAIGSGPHQLRDLYAYPKYQVQFLNDLPVSASDAKRIKEVGVGSEIEWLDMKPGDRSLEDGTKRERLELMSMSFAAKNHEEGRSPYEYLCLMPSNNSTASQMARIDQLEEVEDELDPDQGWKALSHLDGKCLYSKQGWFTYAYCHDSYIRQFRAAAHPHPHPTQGYVPQEDPKYEGYTLGRPHPVPKSKGSRAKVKDGKPGSPAKAEDRSTAVETTGSAPNTRSSPAVSFGLGASSRYLVQRWSDGTRCDKTGRPREIEVQIHCSMTSGDMIYMIKEVAICQYVIIIHSPHLCGLPGFKAHDAEVEPANVMCRQVVDDEEWAKWETEVTDGTAGTDEPRAQEIEEGKETRRSGQLPFSDWPGKEKLQSRFGLAAARERPAGDAVSHEQSRIGETEDKASESIPTDIIFGLDMDEDMKGMLKRVVRLLAKQAKGKKRDNDREDGTEGDEVVLISWDEDENGRPVLLEADILLKDEDGEVQLEMGAGEKDMLEKVLRNYMLKTNDEEEEPRKRVADEL; from the exons ATGCACTCAAGCGTCCTTCTATACCTGCATCTACTACCCTTACTACCAGCACTTGCAATCGGAAGCGGCCCGCATCAACTACGAGATCTATACGCCTATCCAAAGTACCAAGTCCAATTCCTCAACGACTTGCCGGTTTCAGCCAGCGATGCCAAGAGAATAAAGGAAGTGGGTGTTGGTAGTGAAATAGAGTGGCTAGATATGAAACCTGGGGACAGGAGTCTTGAGGATGGCACTAAAAGG GAGAGGCTGGAGTTAATGTCAATGAGCTTCGCTGCTAAGAACCATGAAGAAGGCAGGTCTCCCTACGAGTATCTCTGCTTGATGCCATCAAATAATAGCACGGCCTCGCAAATGGCAAGAATAGATCAGCTCGAGGAAGTGGAGGACGAGTTAGACCCCGATCAAGGGTGGAAGGCGCTATCTCATCTCGATGGGAAGTGTCTTTACTCAAAGCAGGGCTGGTTTACTTATGC CTACTGCCACGATTCCTACATTCGACAATTTCGGGCAGCTGCTCATCCCCATCCTCACCCTACACAGGGCTATGTCCCTCAAGAAGACCCGAAATACGAAGGTTACACTCTTGGTCGTCCCCATCCTGTACCCAAGTCCAAAGGATCCAGAGCGAAAGTGAAGGATGGAAAACCAGGCTCTCCTGCCAAAGCAGAAGACCGATCAACCGCTGTCGAAACTACTGGCAGTGCTCCCAATACTCGATCCTCTCCGGCCGTGTCTTTCGGCCTTGGCGCTTCCTCTCGTTATCTGGTCCAGCGCTGGAGTGATGGTACAAGGTGCGATAAAACCGGTCGTCCTCGAGAGATTGAAGTGCAGATACATTGCTCAATGACCTCTGGAGATATGATCTACATGATTAAAGAAGTTGCCATATGCCAATATGTTATCATAATTCACTCACCACATCTGTGCGGATTACCTGGCTTCAAAGCCCATGATGCCGAGGTTGAGCCGGCTAACGTAATGTGTCGACAGGTGGTGGACGATGAAGAGTGGGCAAAATGGGAGACTGAAGTTACAGATGGAACAGCTGGCACGGATGAGCCTCGAGCTCAGGAGATcgaagaagggaaagagacACGAAGGTCAGGTCAATTACCTTTCTCGGATTGGCCTGGTAAAGAGAAACTTCAATCCAGATTTGGACTTGCAGCTGCAAGAGAGCGCCCAGCTGGGGACGCAGTCAGTCATGAACAGTCCCGCATAGGTGAAACAGAGGACAAAGCCAGCGAGTCCATTCCAACTGATATTATCTTTGGTCTTGATATGGATGAGGATATGAAGGGAATGCTCAAACGTGTTGTTCGTTTACTTGCAAAACAGGCCAAGGGGAAAAAGCGAGACAATGATCGTGAGGATGGGACAGAGGGAGATGAAGTTGTCTTGATCTCatgggatgaagatgagaaCGGACGGCCAGTGCTGCTGGAAGCAGATATCCTCTTAAAGGacgaagatggagaggtccagctggaaATGGGTGCAGGAGAAAAGGACATGCTTGAGAAAGTACTGAGAAATTATATGCTTAAGACAAacgatgaggaagaagagccAAGAAAGCGGGTTGCCGATGAGTTATGA